GGTCGCGAATTTCAAGGAGACCCAGCTCACCCACGTGCGCAACGGCCAGCCGGTCGAGCTCAGGATCGACAGCTTCCATTCGACCAGGCTGAAAGGCCATGTCGACAGCCTGTCGCCGGCGAGCGGTCTGGAGTTCGCCCTGCTGCCGCCCGACAACGCCACCGGCAACTTCACCAAGATCGTGCAGCGCGTTCCCGTGAAGATCGTGTTCGACGGCGGGAACCTCAAAGGTTTGTTGCGCCCCGGAATGTCGGCGGTGCCGACCATCGATACCAAATCGACCGTTATCGCCGAGCGGGACGAAACACGGCGGCTCGCATCGGGCGGACCCAAGCCCCGCAGTTGAGCGAATGCGCGTCGTGAAGGGCATGCTCCCTCGCGCCCAAGGAGAGGACGATGACCGCACGGCAGGCCACCATCGATGCCATTCCGGCGGGCGAAAGCCGGCCGGCCGTGGCGGCGCCGTGCACTCCCGCCGTTCCTCTGAAGACGTGGATCGCGGTGATTGGCGCCACGCTGGGCGCATTCATGGCAGTGCTCAACATCCAGATCGTGAACGCCTCGCTTGCCGACATCCAGGGCGGGATCGGCGCCGGGATCGATGACGGCGGCTGGATTTCGACGTCGTATCTGATCGCAGAGATCGTGGTGATCCCCCTGAGCGGCTGGCTTGCCCAGGTGTTCTCGATCCGCATCTACCTCCTGACCAACGCCTTCCTTTTCCTCGTGTTCTCGGCGGCCTGCGCGTTCGCGCAAGATTTGCCGCAGATGATCGCGTTGCGCGCCGTGCAGGGCTTTAGCGGCGGTGTGTTGATTCCCCTGGCATTCACGCTGATCATCACCTTGTTGCCGAAAGCCAAGCAGCCCATCGGTCAGGCGCTGTTCGCGATCTCCGCGACGTTTGCGCCGGCGATCGGGCCGACCATCGGCGGCTATCTCACCGAGAACTGGGGCTGGCAATACATCTTCTACGTCAACGTCGTGCCAGGCACGATCATGATCGGGATGCTCTACTTCTCCTTGGAAGCAACGCCGATGAAGCTGTCGTTGCTGCGCGACGGCGACTGGCCTGGAATCGTCACTATGGCGATCGGGCTCTCGGCGCTGCAGACCGTGCTGGAGGAGGGCAACAAGGATGATTGGTTCGGCTCGCCATTCATCGTCCGTTTCGCGGTCATTGCCGCGATCGCGCTGCCGCTGTTTGTCGCGATCGAACTGACTAGCGAGAAGCCGCTGTTGAATCTGCGCCTGCTGTCCCGTCGCAGTTTCGGCTTCGGCGTCCTCGCGAATTTTCTGCTTGGCGTCGCCTTATACGGTTCGGTCTACATTCTGCCCGTCTATTTATCTCGCATTCAGGGCTACAATTCCGAGCAGATCGGCGCGGTGCTGGCGTGGACCGGGTTACCGCAGCTTGTGCTGATCCCTCTGGTGCCGCGGCTGATGAAGCGGACCGATCCGCGCATCATGATCAGCTTTGGCTTTGCGCTCTTCGCCGCCTCAAACTTCATGAACATCTACATGACCGGCGACTATGCGGCTGATCAGTTGTTTTGGCCCAATGTCGTCCGTGCTGTGGGTCAGGCCCTCATGTTTGCGCCGCTTTCGGCGGTCGCAACTGCCGGAATCGAGCCGGAGAATGCCGGGTCCGCATCTGCGTTGTTCAATATGATGCGCCAACTCGGCGGCGCGATCGGGATTGCTGCACTGCAGACGTTGCTGACCAAGCGCGAGCAGTATCATTCCAATGTGCTCTCGCCGTCGGTCTCGTTACTGGAGCAGGCGACCCGGACCCGGCTGGATCAGCTCACGGAATATTTCATCAGCCATGGCGTGATCGACCGCGTTGACGCCGCGCACCGCGCCTACGTCGCGATCGGAAAGATCATCCAGAAGCAGGCCTTCATCCTTGCCTTTAGCGACACCTTTTACGCGCTGGGCGTGGCACTGATCGTCGCGCTGGTGGCTGGCCTGATGCTCAAGAGGCCCGATCACCTCGAAGCAGGCGGGGCGCATTAGCCGGTTTGCAAAGAACTTCGCAAGGGAGAATGACCATGAAGCCCGACATGAGCCTCCACGGATCTTCAGCCGAGACTATCAAAGCGCTGCGCGTACCTACGAAGCCGCCCGCGACGATTGATTCGATCGCCATCTCGATGCGGTCGATGGGAATAGGCGCCTGGTTAATCGTCGTCGTTCTGATCACATTATTAGTCGGTACTGTCTTCGTTTCCTATCTGGGTTGGACGAGCGCAGCCGGAACTGACGTTCCTGCCTCGGGATATATTGCACTCGTAATCGGCGTGATTTGTTCTCTTGCTGTCGGCTTCGGCCTGATGGCGCTGGTCTTTTACAGCAGCCGCGCCGGGTACGATGAGCCCGCACGGCTCGTGCCGAAGGACGACGCTCCCTCCGACGAGAGGATACCGCGATGACGTCAGCTCAACCGAAGGAGCGTACGGCGAAATCCATCGAGGGCGATGGCTTCGACATTTTTCTCCTTCGCATTCGTTCGATGCCTGAGGATGCGTTGCGGCTCAATCCGCTTCGACCGGACATCCGCAGATCACACTCGTCGCTTTCCGCGCGATCTCCCTCAGCTCGGACAGGCGAGCGCCGGCACGGGCGCGGATGGCGATGGTGTGCATCGTGGCTGACGCGAGAACCGCAAGTGCCGCTGGATCGGCATCATGCTTCAGCTCGCCCCTCTCGCGTGCTGTCCGAAGGCGAGCTTCAAAATCGGCGTCGAGCATGCGGAGCCCGGCGGCAACACTCTTCCGGATCTCTGCATCTTCGACCGCCTCGGCTACCGCTGTCCCGATCACAAAGCAGCCGCGCGCGGAGCCTTTGCGCGAAAAATAGAAGGACAACGCCGCCTCATAGGCAAGCATCAGCGCTTCGGCCAAGGGACGGTCCCCCGCGAGGGCCTCGCGCGTCGCAGCCAGGGTCATCTCCCAATAGCGTGCGAGAGCCTCGAGATAGAGTGCGTGCTTGTTGCCGAATGCCGCATAGAGGCTCGGCGGGTTCATTCCAGTTGCAGCCGCGATCTTGTCCAGCGGGGTGCCCGAATACCCGGTCCTCCAGAAGGTCTCGGTCGCCTGCTTCAGGGCTGCCTCCGCGTCGTAGGCGCGCGGCCGCCCACGAGGTGCCGCTGCCGTTTCGTTCTTTCTTCGGGGCATGTCGAAATCTCGGTCGTTGGATGTTGAGGCATATTTATAGCAATCGTTATAAAAAAACAACTGGGAGCCCCTTGATTGTCGTGCAGGGGTAAACTAATTGTAACGAACGTTATGAAATAGAATTGACGTGAGGGGTTTCCATGCGGTTAGATCTTTTGCCAGTCGCCGGCTCGAAGGGAGAACGCGAAGAGTTTCGCGAGAGCTCTGCGGAAGCGCGATTTGATCGAACTGTCGACGACTCGCCGCCCGATCGCGCGGTCGCGCTACCCCGAAGGAGCGTGATGGAGCGGCTGCGCCGACCGCTCATGCTCGCTCTGCCTCTCATGGTGGCGGCACTCGGAGCCGCCGTGTATCTCGTGCAAGAACCTTACGTCTCGACCGACAATGCGTTCGTTCGGGCCGCGAAAGTGACCGTCAACGCCCGAGTTTCCGGCCAAGCGGTTGAGATCGCCGTGCACGATAACGAGAGTGTCCGGCAGGGCCAGGTCCTGTTCCGGATCGACCCGGAGCCCTACCAGATCGCAGTCGATCAGGCGGAGGCGCGGCTCGGTAGCGCGCGCCTCCAGATCGAGGGGCTCAAGGCGACCTACCGCCAACAACAGGCCGAGCTGCAGTCAGCGAGGGATTCAGCCGACTTCGACGCGCGCGAGTACGACCGCAAGAAGATGCTGGTCGCCTCCGATTTTACCCCGCGTGCGGTCTTCGAGCGAGCCGAGACAAATCTCAAGGTCTCGCGCCAGCGCATTTCGTCGATTGAGCAGCAGATCGCCAGCACAATCGTGGCTCTGGACGGCGATCCGGACATTGACGTCAATCGCCATCCGACGGTTCGTGCGGCCAAGGCCCAGCTCGACCGTGCCCGGCTCGACCTTTCCTATGCGACGGTGACGGCGCCCGACGACGGTGTCGTCACCAGGGTCGACGATCTACAGATCGGCGGCTTCGTCAATGCCGGAGCGCCGGTGTTTTCGCTGCTGTCGAGCCGTCACGTCTGGATCGAAGCGAATTTTCGCGAGACAGGGCTGACCCATATGCGTCCGGGTCAGGAGGCAACGATCGACGTCGACGCGTATCCCGATCGCAAATTCAGGGCGCACATCGTCAGCATGAGTCCCGGCACCGGATCGGATTTCTCGGTCCTGCCGCCCGAGAATGCGACCGGAAATTGGGTCAAGGTGGTCCAGCGCCTGCCGGTGCGTCTCGAGCTCGATGACGTTGATGCGAGCAGGCCATTGTTTTCCGGCATCAGTGTCACCGCGCGGGTCGATACCGGCTATCGCGGCAGCTTGCGCCACCTGCTGCAGCCAACCTACGCGGCGGGGTTCAGATGAGTGCCGTCGTCCCATCGACCGTTGCAGCGGATGGCCATGGCGCCATCTCGCTCGCGGCTCTCATGGCAACCTACATGCAGGCCGTCAATATCTCACTGCCCAATGCGGCGTTACCGCATATCCAGGGAACCCTCTCGATGGCCAATGACGAGGTCGGGTGGGTGTTTTCCTCCTATATCGCGGCAAGCGCCGTAGCCATGTCGGTCACGAGCTGGCTTGCGGGACGCTATGGACGGAAGTCGGTTTACCAATTCTCCCTCATCATCTTCGCGCTAGGTCTTGTGCTGGATACGCTGGCGACGACGTCCGTCCAGTTCGTGCTCGCCCGGATCGTCCAGGGAGTTGCAAGCGGCCCGCTTGCGCCGCTTTCGCTGGCGATCCTGCTCGATGTGCAGCCACCCGCCCGGCATGCCCGCCTGAGCCTGGCGTGGACGGTGTGCTCTCTTCTCGGCATCAGCAGCGGAGCGAGTATCGGCGGCTGGTTCAGTGAATATCTCGGCTGGCGTTCGATCTTCTATGTCAGCCTGCCGATGACGGCATTCATCTTTCTCGCGATGGCGATCTGGCTTCGCGAGAAGAGGGCGGAGCGGAGGCAACCCTTCGACTTTTTCGGTTTGGCGACCTTTTCGCTCGGCATGATCGGCCTGCAAGTGCTGCTTGACCGTGGCGAGCGCCTGGAATGGTTCGACTCGATGGAAATCTGGATCGAGGCGGTCGTCTCCATTCTGGGGTTCTATCTGTTCGTCGTGCACGTCATGACGACGAAGGAGCATTTTCTCCGCACGGCACTGTTTAGGGATCGCAATCTCGTCCTCTCGACGATGATCTCCTTTGCCGTCGGCCTCGTCCTGCTGCCGACCCTGGCGTTGACCTCACCGATGCTGGAGGAGCTGCTCAACTACCCTGTCGACACCACGGGCTACATGACGATCCCGCGGGGCGTTGCGCTCGTGGGAGGGGTGCTGTTGACGAGCCTGGTCCCGGCGCAAGTCGACTACCGCCCGTTCCTGGTTGGCGGAATGGCACTGGTGGTCTACGCAAATTGGCTGATGCTCGGATATTCACCGGCGATGGATTGGCGCGCGGTGGCCGAGGCCGGCTTCCTCCAAGGTGCGGGGCTCGGCATGGTGATTCCGGCGCTCGCCAAGGCCGCGTTCAGTACGCTCGATCCGAAGCTCCGCCCGGAAGGTAGTGCGCTCATCAACCTGTCGCGGCTCTATGGCAGCACGATCGGCATCGCCGTGGTGCAGATCTTCTTCTACGGCAACACCCAGGCCATGCATGTCGCGCTCGCTAAGGACCTCATGCCCTACCGGACCGCCGCGCATGTCGCCGGATCAATGGCCAAGCCCGGCCTTGCGGCGCTCAACGGCATGGTCACCCACCAGGCGGCCGTCGTCGCGGTCATCGGTCAGTTCAAGATTCTGATGTTCGCCATGCTCGTCGTGAGCCCGCTCGTGCTTTTTCTTCGTAAACCGCGGCCGGCAGGTTGAGGACCGTGGAATGGTGAGATGACACCGCATCGAACAGTCTCAGTCTGTCGCACTCGACGGACGCCGCATCTGCGGCGGCCGAGCCTCAACAAGGAAGCAGGAATATGACACCATCGAATGCGCTCCGCTACACGAGGATTTCCACCCACGAATCCGGGACAATTCCCGCTGTGGGATTTGGCACACTCATTCCGGATCAGAACGCAACGAAACAGGCCACCAGGGCTGCACTGGAAGCGGGATTTCGACATCTGGATTGCGCGGAACGCTACCGCAATGAGGCAGCGGTAGGCGAAGCTATCCAGGACGCCTTCAAGGCAGGAACGCTTCGGCGCGAGGATCTGTTCGTAACCACGAAGCTCTGGAACACCAATCATCGTCCAGAGCGGGTCAAACCTGCCTTCGACGCGAGTCGCCGGCGGCTCCAACTCGACACCATCGATTGCTACATCATCCATACGCCTTTTGCATTCCAACCCGGTGACGAGCAGGATCCGAGGGACGACCGCGGTCAGGTGATCTATGATCCCGGCGTTACATTAGCTGAAACCTGGCAGGCGCTGGAGCGCCTGGTCGAGGATGGTCGTTGCAAGTCGATCGGTCTATCGGACGTCACTTTGGAGAAGCTGCGCGAGATCGTCGCGGTCGCGCGGATCAGGCCCGCGATGGTGCAGGTCGAATCGCATCCTTATCTGCCCGAATGGGATCTGCTCGACTTCTGTCGAGAACATGGAATCGTGTTGCAAGCGTTTGCAGCTTTGGGCCATGCGATGGAGCCTAATGTCCTGGCCGACCCCGTCATAACAGCCATCGCACAACGCCTGGGCAGGACACCTGCTCAAGTGGCCCTGGCCTGGGCCGTGCAGCGCGGGACCGCTTTCCTGACCACCTCTACCAAACCTCAGCGAATCCGGGACAGCTTCGACATTTCCGCTCTCCCTGACGACGCCATGGAGGAGATTCGGGACCGCATCACCACAAAGATCAGGTTCAATGCAGTGGTGCAGACCGGCGTGCCGGGATTCATTTCTCGGGCGCGATGAACTGGTGAATTGGAAGTATTCGAACGCGAGGGCAATCCGCGCAGGACGACGAGACGCTGGGTCTTGCGCGTACCGTTGCGGGCAACGGCGGACACGGTAGAGGTTGTCGGCGGTGAAATCCCTTTTGGGGCCGTGGCTCAAACAGTGGGTTTGGGCCTGGAAATGGCGAAAATGCTTTATCTTTCAACGAGGATTGACCGACGCTCTCTCCGCCGCACTGCCTCTCCACTGTATCTGGCTGTTCGCTATGGCAATGAACCAATGAATCGCCCGACAGCGGCTGTTGCGGCCAGTTCCGTGATGTTTCACCTGGTCGCCAGGCAACGCGTGTTATTTAGTCTAGAACGTGGGTTCGTGCGGATTTCGCACCAAAGAGGTCGCGCGCGAAGCTCAAGCCACTCGACCTCGGACGCGAAGGGGACGAAAAGCCCTCGGTTAGATCGCGACCTGAACTGAATGTCGGTATCGGTGGTTGCGCCTCCCCGCAACCAAATTCGGATTGACCGGACCCGAGACGAAAACGGCCCGCGCCAAGCGGGCCATTTTTGTTGGGCGGTGTGATCGCCGCGCTACCTCGCCGCGGTCTGCCAGGCGAGTAGCCGGTGCTCGACCAGTGACATCGCAATCGACGTCAAATATCCGGTCGCACCGAGCAGGATGACGCCGGCGAAGAGGTCGGCGGATCGGAACGCGCGTGCCGAGAGCAGGACCCAGTGACCAAGGCCGTCGAGGCCGGCCAGGATCTCGCAGACCACCGAGAGGATCAGCGCGACGGTCAGGCTGAGCCGCATGCCCGCGAGGATGTCCGGCAATGCCGAAGGCAGGGCGATCTTGCCTATGACGGCGGTGCGCGACATCTGCAGCGAGCGGGCGACCTCATAGAGCCGCGGTTCGACTGCGGCAAAGCCGTGAATGGTTGCGAGCATGATCGGCCAGACCGCGCCGAAGGCGATCACGAACAGCGCCATGCCCTGCGTCAGCCCGAGCATCGCGATCGCGACCGGGATGATCGCCGAGACCGGCAGGGGCCGCAGAAATTCCAGCGACGGCGCGACATAGGCGCGCATCATCTTGGACGAACCGATC
This genomic interval from Bradyrhizobium sp. CB82 contains the following:
- a CDS encoding MDR family MFS transporter, producing MTARQATIDAIPAGESRPAVAAPCTPAVPLKTWIAVIGATLGAFMAVLNIQIVNASLADIQGGIGAGIDDGGWISTSYLIAEIVVIPLSGWLAQVFSIRIYLLTNAFLFLVFSAACAFAQDLPQMIALRAVQGFSGGVLIPLAFTLIITLLPKAKQPIGQALFAISATFAPAIGPTIGGYLTENWGWQYIFYVNVVPGTIMIGMLYFSLEATPMKLSLLRDGDWPGIVTMAIGLSALQTVLEEGNKDDWFGSPFIVRFAVIAAIALPLFVAIELTSEKPLLNLRLLSRRSFGFGVLANFLLGVALYGSVYILPVYLSRIQGYNSEQIGAVLAWTGLPQLVLIPLVPRLMKRTDPRIMISFGFALFAASNFMNIYMTGDYAADQLFWPNVVRAVGQALMFAPLSAVATAGIEPENAGSASALFNMMRQLGGAIGIAALQTLLTKREQYHSNVLSPSVSLLEQATRTRLDQLTEYFISHGVIDRVDAAHRAYVAIGKIIQKQAFILAFSDTFYALGVALIVALVAGLMLKRPDHLEAGGAH
- a CDS encoding TetR/AcrR family transcriptional regulator, with the protein product MPRRKNETAAAPRGRPRAYDAEAALKQATETFWRTGYSGTPLDKIAAATGMNPPSLYAAFGNKHALYLEALARYWEMTLAATREALAGDRPLAEALMLAYEAALSFYFSRKGSARGCFVIGTAVAEAVEDAEIRKSVAAGLRMLDADFEARLRTARERGELKHDADPAALAVLASATMHTIAIRARAGARLSELREIARKATSVICGCPVEAD
- a CDS encoding HlyD family secretion protein, with protein sequence MRLDLLPVAGSKGEREEFRESSAEARFDRTVDDSPPDRAVALPRRSVMERLRRPLMLALPLMVAALGAAVYLVQEPYVSTDNAFVRAAKVTVNARVSGQAVEIAVHDNESVRQGQVLFRIDPEPYQIAVDQAEARLGSARLQIEGLKATYRQQQAELQSARDSADFDAREYDRKKMLVASDFTPRAVFERAETNLKVSRQRISSIEQQIASTIVALDGDPDIDVNRHPTVRAAKAQLDRARLDLSYATVTAPDDGVVTRVDDLQIGGFVNAGAPVFSLLSSRHVWIEANFRETGLTHMRPGQEATIDVDAYPDRKFRAHIVSMSPGTGSDFSVLPPENATGNWVKVVQRLPVRLELDDVDASRPLFSGISVTARVDTGYRGSLRHLLQPTYAAGFR
- a CDS encoding MDR family MFS transporter, translated to MSAVVPSTVAADGHGAISLAALMATYMQAVNISLPNAALPHIQGTLSMANDEVGWVFSSYIAASAVAMSVTSWLAGRYGRKSVYQFSLIIFALGLVLDTLATTSVQFVLARIVQGVASGPLAPLSLAILLDVQPPARHARLSLAWTVCSLLGISSGASIGGWFSEYLGWRSIFYVSLPMTAFIFLAMAIWLREKRAERRQPFDFFGLATFSLGMIGLQVLLDRGERLEWFDSMEIWIEAVVSILGFYLFVVHVMTTKEHFLRTALFRDRNLVLSTMISFAVGLVLLPTLALTSPMLEELLNYPVDTTGYMTIPRGVALVGGVLLTSLVPAQVDYRPFLVGGMALVVYANWLMLGYSPAMDWRAVAEAGFLQGAGLGMVIPALAKAAFSTLDPKLRPEGSALINLSRLYGSTIGIAVVQIFFYGNTQAMHVALAKDLMPYRTAAHVAGSMAKPGLAALNGMVTHQAAVVAVIGQFKILMFAMLVVSPLVLFLRKPRPAG
- a CDS encoding aldo/keto reductase, which produces MTPSNALRYTRISTHESGTIPAVGFGTLIPDQNATKQATRAALEAGFRHLDCAERYRNEAAVGEAIQDAFKAGTLRREDLFVTTKLWNTNHRPERVKPAFDASRRRLQLDTIDCYIIHTPFAFQPGDEQDPRDDRGQVIYDPGVTLAETWQALERLVEDGRCKSIGLSDVTLEKLREIVAVARIRPAMVQVESHPYLPEWDLLDFCREHGIVLQAFAALGHAMEPNVLADPVITAIAQRLGRTPAQVALAWAVQRGTAFLTTSTKPQRIRDSFDISALPDDAMEEIRDRITTKIRFNAVVQTGVPGFISRAR
- a CDS encoding ABC transporter permease, whose amino-acid sequence is MKRAAILWRVASVLVAAGFIAAWQLVANLKLVSAVFLPGPDRAWAALVRGFSSGDLAGKLIGTLEHMAYGWFAASIAGIALGALIGSSKMMRAYVAPSLEFLRPLPVSAIIPVAIAMLGLTQGMALFVIAFGAVWPIMLATIHGFAAVEPRLYEVARSLQMSRTAVIGKIALPSALPDILAGMRLSLTVALILSVVCEILAGLDGLGHWVLLSARAFRSADLFAGVILLGATGYLTSIAMSLVEHRLLAWQTAAR